A stretch of Treponema vincentii F0403 DNA encodes these proteins:
- a CDS encoding methyl-accepting chemotaxis protein, whose product MKHTKRLIVILLLSICFAPVFTQTIQNGVLDLRRSNFDDTQSMVISGRMGFYNRRLLSSPEDVRTPTVFIEAPKEWSSTVLSDGTKMSAFGYGTYTLQILLPEQHPELAIQFSSPVSAWSLYVNGELQAHSGQVGTSREASVRGEADILYYIPKDLTEVCMAIQVSNFFHSRGGIYQTIKFSTKAKADSADFAFLFIEIFVFGFGVAIILYHLALYLFQPDNKSVLWFVFFSILVVLRNMVKGPVFRILFSSLSWNIDTKIDYLTFALLSFSVVGYFATLYPKDTHKIINRIIMIEALGYSAFICVTPSYIYGKLIQVHQLVIVMIIVYVIYLIIKLLIRKREGAIFIVIGIIILTIFTLNDLFYSMMLVPTGNLLPFGFSAFLLAQAFGFAWKTHIYNRQSEEIKIQLSDSDKQKTLLFNEIRHTSDKLQRQETVLSQNMDGAEQAMQALSLQVQTLRSEISEQSNQLRSTQNATDSFNAFLNTMRQGIERQSDAAEETVTQIKQLNNATNGLTEKFNEINHNFSYIREASDAGKHHLITVTDIINAIYESSESLLETNQIITAIAEQTNLLAMNAAIESAHAGEAGKGFAVVADEIRKLAENSAYEADNTGKILKHINKSIKDSAEASDVLRKSFENINMQVNNFQTILGDISSFLKDVDVQAEEMNSAMQSLADQSIDVQEEQAEVAELRNKINESFTNLLQATEKVHTEIAAMFTNIKSLNDAVQTTRGVEAETSESIGMLNALITHTDHLNNIQMNE is encoded by the coding sequence ATGAAACATACAAAGAGACTCATAGTTATTTTGCTATTGAGTATATGCTTTGCGCCGGTTTTTACCCAAACCATTCAAAACGGAGTACTCGATCTCCGCAGAAGCAACTTCGACGATACTCAAAGCATGGTAATAAGCGGCAGGATGGGATTCTATAATCGCCGGTTACTTTCTTCACCGGAAGATGTACGCACCCCTACGGTATTTATCGAAGCTCCTAAAGAATGGAGTTCAACCGTTTTATCTGACGGCACAAAGATGTCCGCTTTCGGATACGGTACCTATACTCTGCAGATTTTATTACCGGAACAGCATCCCGAATTAGCAATACAATTTTCTTCTCCGGTTTCCGCATGGAGCCTCTATGTAAATGGAGAGTTGCAAGCCCATTCAGGACAAGTCGGAACTTCACGGGAAGCATCTGTCCGCGGCGAAGCAGATATTCTCTATTATATTCCGAAAGACCTAACCGAAGTATGCATGGCGATTCAGGTTTCAAACTTTTTTCATTCACGCGGAGGCATTTACCAAACCATTAAGTTTTCGACAAAAGCAAAAGCGGACAGTGCCGATTTTGCGTTCCTGTTTATTGAGATTTTTGTCTTTGGCTTTGGTGTCGCAATTATTTTGTATCATCTTGCGCTCTATCTATTTCAACCTGATAATAAAAGTGTCTTATGGTTTGTGTTCTTCAGTATTCTCGTCGTTCTCCGCAACATGGTAAAAGGACCCGTCTTTAGAATCCTCTTTTCTTCTTTATCATGGAATATCGATACTAAAATCGACTACCTTACCTTTGCATTGCTCAGCTTTTCCGTAGTCGGTTATTTTGCAACTCTCTATCCTAAAGATACTCATAAAATTATTAACCGTATCATTATGATTGAGGCGTTAGGGTACTCAGCGTTTATTTGTGTAACGCCGTCTTATATCTACGGAAAACTCATACAAGTTCATCAATTAGTGATTGTTATGATTATCGTCTATGTCATTTATTTGATCATCAAGCTGCTCATACGTAAACGGGAAGGAGCAATATTTATTGTTATCGGTATTATCATTCTGACAATTTTCACGTTAAACGATTTATTTTATAGTATGATGCTCGTTCCTACAGGAAATTTATTGCCGTTCGGTTTTTCCGCATTTTTATTAGCGCAGGCGTTCGGTTTTGCATGGAAAACGCACATTTACAATCGTCAAAGCGAGGAGATAAAAATACAACTGTCGGATTCCGACAAGCAGAAAACTCTTTTATTTAATGAGATCAGACACACCAGCGATAAACTGCAGCGGCAAGAGACGGTTCTGTCACAAAACATGGACGGAGCAGAACAGGCAATGCAGGCATTATCGCTTCAAGTTCAAACGTTAAGATCTGAAATATCCGAGCAAAGCAATCAACTTCGGAGTACGCAAAATGCAACCGACAGCTTTAATGCTTTTTTGAATACAATGCGGCAAGGAATTGAACGGCAATCGGATGCGGCAGAAGAAACGGTAACACAGATTAAGCAGTTGAACAATGCTACTAACGGACTAACGGAAAAATTCAACGAAATAAATCATAATTTTTCATACATCCGCGAAGCAAGCGATGCCGGTAAACATCATTTGATAACGGTTACGGATATCATCAATGCTATTTACGAAAGCTCGGAAAGTCTACTGGAGACAAACCAAATTATTACCGCCATTGCAGAGCAAACGAATTTATTGGCAATGAACGCGGCAATAGAGTCCGCTCATGCCGGAGAAGCGGGAAAAGGCTTCGCGGTCGTTGCCGATGAAATACGGAAACTTGCAGAAAACTCCGCGTATGAGGCCGATAATACCGGTAAGATTTTAAAGCACATCAATAAAAGCATTAAAGATTCCGCAGAGGCTTCGGATGTGTTGCGAAAAAGTTTTGAAAATATCAATATGCAGGTCAATAACTTTCAAACAATATTAGGAGATATTTCATCGTTTTTAAAAGACGTCGATGTACAGGCCGAAGAAATGAACAGCGCTATGCAATCGCTGGCGGATCAATCCATTGATGTACAAGAGGAACAAGCCGAAGTAGCCGAACTCAGAAATAAAATCAATGAAAGCTTTACCAACTTATTGCAAGCGACCGAGAAAGTACATACGGAAATCGCGGCTATGTTCACAAATATCAAAAGCCTCAATGATGCAGTTCAGACAACACGCGGGGTAGAAGCTGAAACGAGCGAATCAATCGGTATGCTCAATGCACTGATTACACACACCGATCATCTGAACAACATCCAAATGAATGAATAG
- a CDS encoding IS3 family transposase, whose translation MHHRTADKQFSARMLCAVLPVSESGFYKWKRNRKKVKAWQKLLAQMHKILDEDEENKNYGVRRMQIALEQRGIKRSLSTVRRAMARGNLLHEDRKSPDGLTKADKKAMRPQNIIKQDFSAQEPLRKLLTDITQIPCKDGKLYVSPLFDCYNGEIISLAMDTNMKKELCIKTITEAYKNFDIPSGAIIHSDCGSQYTSDEYKKTLGQLHAVQSMSGVGKCWDNARMESWFATLKKEKIYQLDTTKLTVEEVKTIVWRYTFAYYNTKRITTVNPDGLPPLVYRKTAAKKSAA comes from the coding sequence GTTTTTATAAATGGAAGAGAAACAGGAAAAAAGTGAAAGCATGGCAGAAACTGCTCGCTCAAATGCATAAAATTCTCGATGAGGATGAAGAAAACAAGAACTATGGGGTGAGGCGTATGCAGATAGCACTTGAACAACGGGGCATTAAGCGTTCATTGTCGACGGTAAGACGCGCGATGGCACGAGGAAATCTGCTGCATGAAGACAGAAAAAGCCCTGACGGTCTTACAAAAGCCGACAAAAAGGCGATGAGACCGCAGAATATCATCAAACAAGACTTTAGTGCACAAGAGCCTTTGAGAAAATTGCTGACGGATATAACTCAGATACCATGCAAAGATGGAAAGCTGTACGTATCACCTCTTTTTGACTGCTATAATGGGGAGATCATTTCTCTTGCAATGGACACAAACATGAAAAAGGAACTATGTATAAAAACGATAACGGAGGCATACAAGAATTTTGATATACCAAGTGGAGCGATAATTCACAGCGATTGCGGAAGCCAGTATACAAGCGATGAGTACAAAAAGACGCTCGGACAGCTGCATGCGGTGCAGAGTATGAGTGGAGTTGGGAAATGCTGGGATAATGCCCGGATGGAAAGCTGGTTTGCAACGCTGAAAAAGGAAAAGATCTATCAGCTTGATACAACAAAACTGACCGTGGAGGAGGTCAAGACAATCGTCTGGAGATACACGTTTGCTTATTACAACACGAAACGTATCACGACAGTAAATCCCGATGGCTTACCTCCACTGGTATACAGGAAAACAGCAGCTAAAAAAAGTGCTGCTTAA
- a CDS encoding DUF4160 domain-containing protein, whose translation MPVLSRFYGIIIRMYFQQSEHNPPHIHALYGDDMAAIDIQNGEILEGHLPPKALSMVREWMSIHQKALLHIWETQEFKPLSPLE comes from the coding sequence ATGCCCGTATTATCAAGGTTTTATGGAATTATTATCCGAATGTACTTTCAGCAATCAGAACATAATCCGCCGCATATTCATGCATTATATGGGGATGATATGGCTGCTATCGATATACAAAACGGAGAAATATTAGAAGGGCATTTACCTCCGAAAGCATTATCGATGGTACGAGAGTGGATGAGTATTCATCAAAAAGCTCTTTTACATATATGGGAAACACAGGAATTTAAGCCGCTTTCCCCACTTGAATAA
- a CDS encoding AAA family ATPase, translating to MESLQTEVLQRVAAFKKQMAVSVIGQEQLIDDILVAYIAGGHVLLEGAPGLAKTLTVRTFADLSQLSFKRIQFTPDLLPADLTGTLIFDSIAHRFSVRKGPLFAHLVLADEINRAPAKVQSALLEAMAEGQVTIGETSYPLPEPFFVLATQNPIEQEGTYPLPEAELDRFLFKLFVPYPKPADELVIMLKSENITASAKKTQTPETESILSVDTLHTIRKGVESVRCTEGLHEYIISLVTATRPIIEKREELPRGSYLSYITVGASPRASIALYRCSKIRAFLNGRDYVLPEDVKALAYPILRHRLKLSYEASAENISADEIIAELLELIPQP from the coding sequence ATGGAGAGTTTACAAACCGAAGTACTGCAGCGGGTTGCTGCGTTTAAAAAACAAATGGCCGTATCCGTCATCGGGCAGGAACAGCTGATCGACGATATTCTGGTCGCATATATTGCGGGCGGGCATGTGCTGCTGGAAGGAGCGCCCGGCCTTGCCAAAACCTTAACGGTACGAACATTCGCCGATCTTTCACAGTTAAGTTTTAAACGCATCCAGTTTACTCCCGACTTACTGCCTGCCGACCTTACCGGAACGCTCATTTTTGATTCTATCGCACACCGCTTTTCGGTACGCAAAGGGCCGCTATTTGCACATCTGGTACTGGCCGATGAAATCAACCGGGCGCCGGCAAAGGTTCAGTCCGCGCTGCTCGAGGCGATGGCGGAAGGACAGGTTACCATCGGCGAAACGAGCTATCCGCTTCCCGAACCGTTTTTCGTGCTCGCAACCCAAAACCCGATAGAACAGGAAGGTACCTACCCTCTTCCCGAAGCGGAACTCGACCGCTTCCTGTTTAAACTCTTCGTCCCCTATCCTAAGCCGGCGGATGAGCTGGTCATCATGTTGAAAAGCGAGAACATCACCGCTTCGGCAAAAAAAACACAGACGCCCGAAACCGAATCGATTCTTTCCGTCGACACGCTTCATACCATCCGCAAAGGAGTTGAATCCGTACGCTGTACGGAAGGCCTGCACGAATACATTATCTCGTTGGTTACGGCGACCCGCCCCATCATCGAAAAACGCGAAGAGCTGCCCCGCGGGAGCTACCTCAGCTACATCACCGTCGGAGCATCCCCCCGCGCAAGCATCGCCCTTTACCGATGCTCAAAGATACGGGCGTTTTTAAACGGACGCGACTATGTCCTGCCCGAAGACGTAAAGGCACTCGCCTACCCCATCCTGCGCCACCGCTTAAAGCTTTCGTATGAAGCGAGCGCGGAAAATATTAGCGCCGATGAAATTATCGCCGAGCTGCTCGAACTTATCCCGCAGCCGTAA
- the tkt gene encoding transketolase, which produces MNKELDAVALSIRSLSIDAIEKANSGHPGLPLGAAELAAVLYAKILRHNPKNPQWADRDRFVLSAGHGSMLLYAALHLAGYDLSLDDIRSFRQVGSRCAGHPEYGLTPGVEATTGPLGQGVSTAVGMAIAESMLAARFNTGDYRIVDHYTYALVGEGCLMEGVSSEASSLAGTLKLGKLIVYYDKNNITIDGSTDIAFTEDVAKRYEAYGWQVLHGSMYSYSDIEQLTVEAKKDPRPSLIILDSVIGKGAPAVEGTAAAHGSPLGQEKLAQAKKTLGLDPAKQFFVAPEAYRYFEERQKEFAQAEADWNSSFAAWSAAYPERRKEWEHSFVQGGIDQAVLDAVADPVFKKDEMIATRAASKTALNAFAKAFPNLVGGSADLQGPNAVALQDTQSFTAATPQGRYIHFGIREFAMATITNGIQLHGGFRAFCATFAVFSDYLRPALRLAALMRIPSIFVLTHDSIFVGEDGPTHQPVETLASLRAIPNLLVIRPADAEETAVAWRIALEQKDRPVCLILSRQNLPILEKAEPQWKALMKAAGSYTVKGTDGTPDVTILATGSEVSLACEAAELAAPKKVRVVSIPSKELLDAQTNPFKAQLVGNSNTRIMVAEAGVKQGWEGWVRSPEKDIFSIDRFGESGPAKKVAEHLGFTAEALAANIKDFG; this is translated from the coding sequence ATGAATAAAGAACTTGACGCCGTAGCGCTTTCGATACGGAGCCTTTCAATCGATGCAATCGAAAAAGCCAATTCCGGTCATCCCGGACTGCCGCTCGGCGCTGCCGAACTCGCGGCGGTTTTATATGCAAAAATTTTACGCCACAACCCGAAAAATCCCCAATGGGCAGACCGCGACCGGTTTGTCCTGTCGGCAGGGCACGGGTCTATGCTCTTGTATGCCGCGCTGCATCTAGCCGGCTATGATCTTTCGCTCGACGACATCCGCTCTTTCAGACAGGTCGGTTCCCGCTGCGCAGGACATCCCGAATACGGGCTCACCCCCGGCGTAGAAGCCACCACCGGCCCACTCGGCCAAGGCGTATCTACCGCAGTCGGTATGGCGATCGCCGAATCGATGCTGGCAGCGCGGTTCAACACCGGCGATTACCGCATTGTCGATCATTATACGTATGCGCTGGTAGGAGAAGGCTGTTTAATGGAAGGCGTTTCTTCCGAAGCATCGAGTCTTGCCGGTACGCTGAAGCTCGGCAAGCTCATCGTGTACTACGATAAAAATAATATTACGATAGACGGTTCAACCGACATCGCCTTTACCGAAGATGTCGCAAAGCGGTACGAGGCCTACGGCTGGCAGGTGCTGCACGGCTCGATGTATTCATACAGCGATATAGAGCAGCTAACGGTGGAGGCAAAAAAAGACCCGCGCCCCTCGCTCATTATCCTTGATTCAGTGATCGGAAAGGGAGCCCCCGCCGTCGAAGGAACCGCAGCCGCACACGGCTCTCCGCTCGGTCAAGAGAAGCTGGCGCAGGCAAAGAAGACGCTGGGGCTTGATCCTGCAAAACAGTTCTTTGTCGCCCCCGAAGCCTACCGTTATTTTGAAGAGCGGCAAAAGGAGTTTGCTCAAGCGGAAGCGGACTGGAATAGCAGCTTTGCCGCATGGAGCGCCGCCTACCCCGAACGGCGCAAAGAATGGGAGCACAGCTTTGTACAAGGCGGTATCGACCAAGCCGTACTCGACGCCGTTGCCGATCCTGTCTTTAAAAAAGATGAAATGATTGCGACGCGGGCGGCTTCCAAAACCGCACTAAACGCTTTTGCAAAGGCATTCCCGAATCTCGTCGGCGGTTCGGCGGACTTGCAGGGGCCGAATGCGGTCGCCTTGCAGGATACCCAATCCTTTACCGCCGCAACGCCGCAGGGACGGTACATCCACTTCGGTATCAGAGAATTCGCGATGGCAACGATTACCAACGGTATTCAGCTGCACGGCGGCTTCCGCGCCTTCTGCGCAACCTTTGCCGTGTTCTCCGACTATCTGCGTCCGGCGCTCCGGCTCGCGGCGCTGATGCGCATCCCTTCTATTTTTGTATTGACCCACGACTCCATCTTTGTCGGCGAGGACGGGCCTACCCATCAGCCGGTGGAAACGCTCGCAAGTCTCCGCGCAATTCCGAACCTGCTGGTAATCCGCCCTGCCGATGCGGAAGAAACCGCCGTCGCATGGAGAATTGCGCTGGAGCAGAAAGACCGTCCGGTCTGTTTAATACTGAGCCGCCAAAACCTGCCGATACTGGAAAAAGCCGAACCTCAGTGGAAAGCTCTGATGAAAGCAGCCGGCAGCTATACCGTAAAAGGTACGGACGGCACGCCCGATGTAACGATACTTGCAACCGGTTCCGAAGTCAGCCTTGCCTGCGAAGCCGCAGAACTCGCCGCTCCGAAAAAAGTACGGGTTGTTTCCATTCCGTCGAAAGAGCTTCTGGATGCACAAACGAATCCGTTTAAAGCACAGCTGGTCGGTAACAGCAACACCCGTATAATGGTTGCCGAAGCCGGTGTCAAACAGGGCTGGGAAGGCTGGGTACGGTCGCCGGAGAAGGATATCTTCTCGATAGATCGTTTCGGCGAATCGGGACCCGCAAAAAAAGTTGCGGAACATCTCGGATTTACCGCCGAAGCGCTTGCCGCCAATATTAAAGACTTCGGTTAA
- a CDS encoding outer membrane lipoprotein-sorting protein, with product MKIIKHVIALTVFAAMAVSLAFAQEVTGKEIMQKVDKREKAATDSFTMRMTLINSGGKKRVREVTAYSKDYGSEKKTVMVFMLPADVKGVGYLSFSYDDASKSDDRWLYMPALKKAKRISGSSSQDYFMGTDFTYDDISGHKIDDYTYTLLAEETVDGKNCWKVESVPVQKSMYSKYISWIDKESLVQVKAEFYDEQGTLLKVLTVSGIEKKDGFWTAGKMEMNNLQKKHATVIETLKHEFNKNIPDSYFRVNSLEEGKIR from the coding sequence ATGAAAATTATAAAACACGTAATCGCGCTGACTGTATTTGCAGCGATGGCCGTAAGCCTTGCATTTGCACAAGAGGTGACGGGTAAAGAGATTATGCAAAAGGTTGACAAGCGCGAAAAGGCGGCGACGGATTCGTTTACGATGCGGATGACGCTGATCAATTCCGGCGGCAAAAAGCGGGTGCGCGAAGTTACCGCCTATTCAAAGGATTACGGCAGCGAGAAAAAAACGGTGATGGTGTTTATGCTGCCCGCTGATGTAAAGGGAGTCGGCTATCTTTCTTTCTCGTATGATGACGCGTCAAAAAGCGATGACCGTTGGCTCTATATGCCTGCACTTAAAAAGGCAAAGCGCATTTCCGGCTCTTCAAGTCAGGACTATTTTATGGGTACCGATTTTACCTACGATGATATAAGCGGGCACAAGATTGACGATTACACGTACACACTGCTTGCAGAAGAAACGGTGGACGGAAAAAACTGCTGGAAAGTTGAATCGGTGCCGGTACAAAAATCGATGTATTCAAAATATATTTCGTGGATTGATAAGGAATCACTGGTGCAGGTAAAGGCGGAATTTTATGACGAACAAGGAACACTGCTGAAAGTGCTTACGGTAAGCGGTATCGAAAAAAAAGACGGCTTTTGGACTGCGGGTAAAATGGAAATGAACAACCTGCAAAAAAAGCACGCAACCGTTATCGAAACGCTTAAGCACGAGTTCAACAAAAACATCCCCGATTCGTACTTTAGGGTGAATTCATTAGAAGAAGGCAAAATCAGGTAA
- a CDS encoding DUF2442 domain-containing protein — translation MFHKIRAVHTLPDYRLYIQFSEGLTKIYDVKPLFTKWAAFKRLENEPELFDDVEVDTGGYGIVWNDELDLSCDELYENGKTVKNPFDGLIAMSDATLLWGLHESTLRKAIAYGKLVNGIDACKYGKQWVISVEAMKREYGQPIVDTVERCR, via the coding sequence ATGTTTCATAAGATTAGAGCAGTTCATACTTTGCCTGATTATCGCTTATATATTCAATTTTCGGAAGGCCTAACAAAGATATATGATGTCAAACCGCTTTTTACTAAATGGGCGGCTTTTAAACGATTGGAGAATGAACCGGAATTATTTGACGATGTAGAGGTTGATACAGGCGGTTACGGTATTGTTTGGAATGATGAGCTTGATTTATCGTGTGACGAATTATATGAAAATGGAAAAACGGTAAAAAATCCGTTCGACGGATTGATTGCAATGAGCGATGCAACGTTGCTTTGGGGCTTACATGAAAGTACACTGAGAAAGGCGATTGCTTATGGTAAGCTTGTCAACGGAATCGATGCCTGCAAATATGGTAAACAGTGGGTTATTTCTGTGGAAGCTATGAAGCGGGAATACGGACAACCGATAGTCGATACGGTTGAACGATGTCGATAA
- a CDS encoding DUF1302 family protein, translated as MKTIQKKHGAVIACCTLFFAVLLLPCTAQEAGDIRGRDGTGKTARTAEVSSGNAVEYQTADVELPADDEEEDSSFDSEADSAKPVFTLSGKIETLHGFRWNDVKKNVEYGVSRSIAQLKGEVTAGSSYAALSASAEYNYRNPARTGFRLNEAYYRYSGDIWDISVGRQVIAWGQADGFRLTDVLSARDSSEFIAFNGDDARLPSDSVRLRFFHDLFTFEAIAVPFFTPNKLPRFGFEDGAKGSLYYIDTPDSFDMQTPFGTITAPITYTKTQSAKPKMFTDTEAAARFSFFLPGIDFSVSGFYGWDKNPRYVKSGYAKKGLFNPANPLSPLNPYVPKELYTNLNEEYYRIWMTGFDAAIPAGDVTVRLETAWVGERYFEPKNLLTDKSIDDLKRQTPDDVPLDFNAPVKKHQLLMLAGVDWMKDSWTLSGQYFEDLILNHKNDIERPMHKGFVSLNVSKTFLRETLKLSASGVIDVNYGSTFSTYSVAYALTDNISFALGGDVYTKGYDGKGDFAAMHKISALWLKGTFTW; from the coding sequence ATGAAAACGATACAAAAAAAACACGGAGCGGTTATTGCGTGTTGTACGCTGTTTTTTGCGGTACTATTGCTGCCTTGCACTGCGCAGGAAGCAGGGGATATACGGGGCAGAGACGGTACGGGGAAAACAGCTCGAACAGCGGAAGTTTCATCCGGCAATGCGGTTGAATATCAAACAGCCGATGTCGAACTGCCCGCCGATGATGAGGAGGAGGACTCTTCCTTCGATTCGGAAGCTGACAGCGCAAAACCGGTATTTACGCTCAGCGGTAAAATTGAAACGCTGCACGGTTTCCGTTGGAACGATGTTAAAAAAAATGTTGAGTACGGAGTATCCCGTTCGATTGCGCAACTGAAAGGCGAGGTGACTGCGGGCTCTTCGTATGCCGCGCTTTCCGCTTCTGCCGAATACAATTACCGCAACCCCGCACGCACGGGTTTTCGGCTGAACGAAGCCTATTACCGTTATTCCGGCGATATCTGGGATATCAGTGTGGGGAGGCAGGTTATTGCGTGGGGACAAGCGGATGGGTTTAGGCTCACCGATGTGTTAAGCGCGCGGGACAGCTCGGAGTTTATCGCCTTTAACGGCGATGATGCGCGGCTCCCGTCGGACAGCGTCCGCCTGCGTTTTTTTCACGATCTGTTTACATTTGAAGCGATTGCCGTACCGTTTTTTACACCGAATAAGCTGCCGCGCTTCGGCTTTGAAGATGGCGCAAAAGGCAGCCTCTACTATATCGACACGCCAGATAGTTTCGATATGCAAACACCATTTGGCACCATTACCGCCCCTATAACGTATACAAAAACCCAAAGCGCAAAACCAAAGATGTTCACCGACACGGAAGCGGCCGCCCGTTTTTCCTTCTTTCTACCCGGCATTGATTTTTCCGTTTCCGGCTTCTACGGCTGGGATAAAAATCCGCGCTATGTAAAAAGCGGGTATGCAAAAAAGGGTTTGTTTAATCCTGCTAACCCGCTGAGTCCTCTTAATCCATATGTTCCGAAAGAACTCTATACTAATTTAAATGAGGAGTATTACCGTATCTGGATGACGGGCTTTGACGCGGCAATTCCGGCAGGAGACGTAACGGTCAGATTAGAAACTGCATGGGTAGGAGAACGGTACTTTGAGCCCAAAAATTTACTTACAGATAAATCTATTGACGATTTGAAAAGGCAGACACCTGATGATGTGCCGCTTGACTTTAATGCTCCCGTTAAAAAACACCAGCTGCTGATGCTTGCCGGAGTCGATTGGATGAAAGACTCGTGGACGCTGAGCGGTCAGTATTTTGAAGACCTCATCCTCAATCATAAAAACGATATAGAGCGGCCGATGCACAAGGGCTTTGTCAGCCTCAATGTAAGCAAAACATTTTTGCGCGAAACACTGAAGCTTTCGGCAAGCGGCGTCATCGACGTAAACTACGGCAGTACGTTCAGTACCTATTCAGTTGCCTACGCGCTTACCGACAACATAAGTTTTGCGCTCGGAGGCGATGTGTACACCAAAGGCTACGACGGCAAGGGCGACTTTGCAGCGATGCACAAGATCAGCGCTCTATGGTTGAAGGGAACGTTTACGTGGTAG